Within Halococcus sediminicola, the genomic segment TCTCCTGCGGAGCGCTGGTGAAATCGCGAAAGCGGAAGGCAGAGAAACCGTCGAGAGACACGACCTCGAAGAGGCACGCGACGACGTGGAACGAAACCGAGTCTCGGAAACACTCTCATCGATGGGGATTCACGAGCATCTGGCCGCTGCGGCTCTCTTGTACCTGAAATACGAAGGCGAAACTCCGGTGGTGAGAGCAGACCTCTATCCCGTTTATCGAAAATTCGCCGAGGAGATCTTGGGAGACTCAAACAACATGCGCCGACTTCATTCCCATCTCGGTGATTTAGATATGCTGGGTCTCATCAGCCGAAGCAGAATCATCACGCCAGAAGGTCGAAAATTTGAGTACCGAATCGACTCGTTGCGGGCGAGTCTCCTGTTAGAATCACTCCAATCGCTTGAGGTTCCGGCGGTACCCTCCGATAGCAGCCTGATCCCGTCGGATCTCCACGAGTTGATCATTGACGAGGGCTGAGCGAACTCCAGTCACAGGCTCACTACTGGTGTTTCAAACCGCAGCCGGACAAGTACGATCGCTACGATTTTCAGGTGATGGCCCTCGATGAATCCATCGACACGTTCGCAAACGACTCCTGAAAACATCTTTCCTCCCGCCCTTCAGAACAACTCCCAATGATACCTGTCTCAGTCGACTCCGACGGCGGTGTATCGCGATCCAGCACCGCTGTTCGGCTGGTGATGGCTGTTGTGCTCGTTGCCGGCCTCTTCTTCCAGCGATTCCAGTTCGCCCTTCCGATTGCTGCGGCAGTGTACGCGCTTCTTGAAGGCTACCGCGTATACACGCTAAGCAATCAACGCAGCGTCGAGATGCCGGAGCTGGTCAGTCGCTCAGGTGTTCTCCTCCGGCGAGTGGAGATCTGGGCCGCGATCATCTTCACGTTTGGATTTGAGCTTCTGATCGGCAGTCTGCCGCTACTCGGCCTGCTCGCGAGCGCGCTTCTGTACCTCGGTGGCCTGTTCACCCAAGTGATCCGCCATCAGCCAGAGCTATAGAGAGTAGCACTGAGCTTCGGAGTTCTCATATCACAGGCTGCCGACTCGTTGGAGTCGGCGTGCGAGATACAGGGCGCGTATCTTGCAAATTGCCCGCACTCAATGGCGATGAGTTGCGAACACCCCGCCTCACGAGTTCTTCATCGGTCTCGTAGGAGTAGATGGTTGCCTCCCACCGCCGCGAGATCGATTCGATCATTGCACTCCGCACACCTGCCTCATGGACGAAGACGATCCGTTCACTACGCTGATGTGCCGTCTCACTACCCTGTACCGTTCTTGTTCACGGAAGATGTCTTCGAGTACCGACCCAGTTTCGATGCCCACGCCGAAATTCTTTCCCACATTCGGGGCGATGAACGCGACAGCGTTGCTCGCACGCGCAAATTCAATACTCTGGGTCGCCGCATCCATCTCATCAAGGTCAATATCGGTATCGAGAGCGAGAAATGCATTAACGCCTGGATCAACGCGGAGATCCAGAATGATGTATCTGTTGACCCCCGTTGCTCTACCTGCCGGAATCGTTTTTGGGCTCCTGTTCGTAGCGACATACACGGGGTGACAGCGTCATGACCGCAGGTGAATCGTGGCTCAAGGACAGGGGCATCGATGAACTCGAAGAATGCGAAGCCACACAGGACGACGAATACGTGTTGCTTCAGCACGAATCAAAGCGTAGCGATGAATGGCTCAGATTCGAAGGCGAAACTGTAGAAATCCGTCGCTGAAAGCGTTTTCTTCTGATTTCTTTGTTGAGCTTCGAAGCAAGAACAGCGAAAAGCAAGAACACAAATCCCCAACAAGCAGTTTGAAACTACTAAAAACAGATGTTTCAAAGCGTGAAAGGCACGAATCGTCGCAGCAGCCAATCTGATGCTTTCTCATTCTATTCAGGAACTTACTTCGATCGCTCATCTGTAGGAGATTGTTGATAGAGTCTCCCCGATCAAGACGGGACCCGATATCGGAGCTCGGGATGATTCTCAGGGTGGATATCAGCTCACTGGAAAACCGATTGAATCGCAAGAGGGCTCTCTATCAACAATGCATTACTCAGGAGCGTACCTCGATTCTAGCCGCAGCTATGCGATTGTCTTGTATAAAGACGAATGGGACAGAACCATGCTGGTTCGAAGGGTTGCACGTGAAAGCAATTGCGGTATACGATACTCAGCACTTTACCTCAATATGAGTAACAAAAACAACATCGATATCAAGGCTGACGATGGTGCACAGAGGACCAGCAGCGCTCGACAGACCGGAGTTGACGCCCAACAGCCCAAGGTCGATGCGAAGTCGGATCGCGGAGCATCCGGAGCGGTCGAGATCGATGATCTGACAAAAATCTACGATCCGGATGGTGACAGGGTTGTCGCTGTTGAGGACATGAGCCTCGATATCGGTGCCGAGGAGTTCGTTACCATCCTCGGTCCGTCAGGATGTGGGAAAAGTACCGTGATGGAGTGTGTAGCGGGCTATCTCCAGCCGACTGAAGGTGAGGTTCGAGTCGACGGCGAGCGCGTCACGGAACCGAATCCTTCCCGCGGCGTAGTCTTTCAGTCGAACCGACTCTTCCCGTGGAAAACCATCGTCGAGAACATTCGATTCGGCCCACAGATGCGAGATGATGTCGATGACGAGCGTGTGGCGTCGCTCATTGACGAGATGGGACTCGAGGGATTCGAAGATTCCTATCCACACGAACTCTCTGGTGGCATGCAACAGCGAGCTGAACTCGCCCGTCTGCTGGCGAACGACCCAGATATCATGCTGATGGACGAACCGTTCAGCGGGCTTGATGCAATGACGAAAGAGCTGATGCAGGAAAATCTCCTTGATGTCTGGGAGGATGAAGATCGGACTGCACTCTTCATCACCCATGATGTCGAGGAAGCCATCCTGCTCGCCGATAGGGTTGTAGTAATGACTGCTCGCCCAGGACAGGTCAAGGAGATCCTTGAGGTAGACTTGGAGCGACCACGCTCGCTTGAGATGGTCACCAGCGACGAGTTCACGCAGGTGAAACGACGCGCGCTTGATCTTATTCATGCTGAGGCCGAGAGTGCGCTCGAACAGGCCGAGTCCCAATAATGGCGTTCGCTCATGTGTAGCATATTGTTGATGAAACTCCCTCTTGGGCACTGTCTAGATAAGCGAGTTCGGGCGAGTGAGTGTAGATCTCTGGAGAATTACTTCGAGTTCAGACGAAGATTCTTGAGCAACCGGCTGATCGCCTCTCCGTCTCATCACTCGCCGAATCAGCTCTCGTCTCTTTCCATTTCTCACTCCGACCTCTCAAACCCTCGAAATCGTCCGATCCGTCTTAACTAGACAGTGCCGTTTTCTATCTCATCTCAATTATTCAACCTATCGGAATTAGCCAACCCAGTTTAAACAGATAGTATCTTTACATGAAAATTCACACAGGATATACCGGTCTTTCCCTTGGTAGACATGATATCTGTCTTGGTGCTCAGTCGAAATTGTC encodes:
- a CDS encoding DUF7509 family protein; translated protein: MYVATNRSPKTIPAGRATGVNRYIILDLRVDPGVNAFLALDTDIDLDEMDAATQSIEFARASNAVAFIAPNVGKNFGVGIETGSVLEDIFREQERYRVVRRHISVVNGSSSSMRQVCGVQ
- a CDS encoding ABC transporter ATP-binding protein → MYKDEWDRTMLVRRVARESNCGIRYSALYLNMSNKNNIDIKADDGAQRTSSARQTGVDAQQPKVDAKSDRGASGAVEIDDLTKIYDPDGDRVVAVEDMSLDIGAEEFVTILGPSGCGKSTVMECVAGYLQPTEGEVRVDGERVTEPNPSRGVVFQSNRLFPWKTIVENIRFGPQMRDDVDDERVASLIDEMGLEGFEDSYPHELSGGMQQRAELARLLANDPDIMLMDEPFSGLDAMTKELMQENLLDVWEDEDRTALFITHDVEEAILLADRVVVMTARPGQVKEILEVDLERPRSLEMVTSDEFTQVKRRALDLIHAEAESALEQAESQ